One Paraburkholderia agricolaris genomic region harbors:
- a CDS encoding glutathione S-transferase C-terminal domain-containing protein — MMKLIGSLASPFVRKARIVLADKKIDYELVPENVWAPETTIHTFNPLGKVPCLVMEDGEAVFDSRVICEYVDTLSPVGKLIPPSGRERVEVRCWEALADGILDAAVLIRLEGTQRTPEQRVEAWVARQQRKIDEGLIAMSQGLGSKPWCTGNHYTLADIAVGCALGYLDFRMPELNWREGYPNLDKHFQKLSLRQSFIDTVPAD, encoded by the coding sequence ATGATGAAACTCATCGGTTCGCTCGCCAGCCCGTTCGTGCGTAAAGCGCGGATCGTTCTGGCCGACAAGAAGATCGACTACGAACTCGTGCCCGAGAACGTCTGGGCGCCGGAGACCACGATTCACACCTTCAATCCGCTCGGCAAAGTGCCGTGCCTTGTGATGGAAGACGGCGAAGCAGTGTTCGACTCGCGGGTGATCTGCGAATACGTGGATACGCTGTCGCCGGTCGGCAAGCTGATTCCGCCGTCGGGTCGCGAGCGCGTCGAGGTGCGGTGCTGGGAGGCGCTCGCCGACGGCATCCTGGACGCGGCGGTGCTGATTCGTCTCGAAGGCACGCAGCGCACGCCCGAGCAGCGCGTGGAAGCGTGGGTCGCGCGGCAGCAACGCAAGATCGACGAAGGCCTGATCGCGATGTCGCAGGGCCTCGGCAGCAAACCCTGGTGCACGGGCAATCACTACACGCTGGCGGACATCGCGGTGGGCTGCGCGCTGGGCTACCTCGATTTCCGCATGCCTGAGTTGAACTGGCGCGAAGGGTATCCGAATCTGGATAAGCATTTCCAGAAGCTGTCGTTGCGCCAGTCATTCATTGATACGGTGCCGGCGGATTGA
- a CDS encoding M48 family metalloprotease, producing the protein MNPYRFVIAASACGLFAACSSVSDVNPTALIQSGQQAAQAATLSDADVRALTDKSCAQLDSENQIAAANSKYQKRLNKIAAQLGNNINGVPVNYKVYVTKDVNAWAMANGCVRVYSGLMDMMNDNEVRGVVGHEMGHVALGHTKKAMQVAYAASAARSVASSAGGVAGALSSSQLGDFSEKLINAQFSQTQESAADDYSFDLQKKKNLDPSGLVTAFNKLSQLDGGKSSMLSSHPSSPARAQHIQQRIASNQ; encoded by the coding sequence ATGAACCCGTACCGCTTTGTTATTGCCGCTTCTGCCTGTGGGCTGTTTGCTGCGTGCTCGAGCGTCAGCGACGTTAATCCGACTGCGCTGATCCAGTCCGGCCAGCAGGCCGCTCAGGCCGCCACACTCAGCGACGCCGACGTGCGCGCGCTGACCGACAAGTCGTGCGCGCAACTGGATAGCGAAAACCAGATTGCCGCCGCGAACAGCAAGTATCAGAAACGCCTGAACAAGATCGCCGCGCAACTGGGCAACAACATCAACGGCGTGCCGGTGAACTACAAGGTGTACGTGACCAAGGACGTCAATGCATGGGCGATGGCCAACGGCTGCGTGCGTGTCTACAGCGGCCTGATGGACATGATGAACGACAACGAAGTGCGCGGTGTGGTCGGCCACGAAATGGGCCACGTTGCGCTCGGCCATACGAAGAAGGCGATGCAGGTCGCGTATGCGGCCTCGGCGGCGCGCTCGGTCGCTTCATCGGCAGGTGGCGTGGCGGGGGCGTTGTCCAGTTCGCAGCTTGGTGACTTTTCGGAGAAGCTGATTAACGCGCAGTTCTCGCAAACCCAGGAAAGCGCCGCCGACGATTATTCATTCGATTTGCAGAAAAAGAAGAATCTCGATCCGTCGGGATTGGTGACGGCATTCAACAAGCTCTCGCAACTGGACGGCGGCAAGTCGAGTATGCTGAGTTCGCATCCGTCATCGCCTGCCCGTGCGCAGCATATTCAGCAGCGGATCGCATCGAATCAGTAA
- the lnt gene encoding apolipoprotein N-acyltransferase, whose amino-acid sequence MADPITSRSRRGVSAPAAPATRETRGRALPRWHYLVALAAGAANTLSFAPTPHGGWLELVIFVFFFAWLTRTTSWKSAALTGGAFGFGNYVTGVWWLYVSMHDYGGMAAPLAGAAVALFSLYLAVYPALAAGIWSFCAGHARSNASGAEQPFSPTWHGALAFASAWAIGEWLRGTVFTGFPWLASGYAQVDGPFAGFAPVAGVYGVGWMLALVAALIVQALLPLLASRGQAKADDSGSAGNTAKPGVARVAVPAAIALALIAAGLLLPLVQWTLPANAPLTVRLLQGNIKQEMKFEESGMRAAIDQYQQMITSKPADLVVTPETAIPVLAQQLPPQFASAVRNFSDTTGTAIVFGAIGGTITPEGQVIDYTNSLFGVTPGTRDVYRYDKHHLVPFGEFVPWGFRWFVNLMRIPLGDFARGAPVQKPFIVHNQPVAVDICYEDIFGEEIARSIRESATPAGVLVNSTNLAWFGDTIALDQHLQIARMRSLETGRPMLRATNTGMTAAIDANGRVIGRLTPYTIGSLDVTVQGTSGSTPYVTSGNNTVLAISLLLLAFGLAFGPAITRRQNGKK is encoded by the coding sequence ATGGCCGACCCGATTACATCCCGTTCGCGCCGCGGCGTGAGTGCTCCTGCCGCCCCCGCCACCCGGGAAACCCGCGGCCGCGCACTGCCCCGCTGGCACTACCTCGTCGCGTTGGCCGCCGGTGCGGCCAATACGCTGTCGTTCGCCCCGACGCCGCACGGCGGCTGGCTCGAACTCGTGATCTTCGTGTTTTTCTTTGCGTGGCTGACACGGACCACCAGCTGGAAAAGCGCCGCGCTGACAGGCGGCGCTTTCGGCTTCGGCAACTACGTCACCGGTGTGTGGTGGCTGTATGTCAGCATGCACGACTACGGCGGCATGGCCGCACCGCTCGCAGGCGCGGCGGTCGCGCTGTTCTCGCTGTATCTGGCCGTGTACCCGGCTCTGGCTGCGGGCATCTGGTCGTTCTGCGCCGGCCACGCACGCAGTAACGCGTCCGGTGCCGAACAGCCGTTCTCGCCGACCTGGCACGGCGCGCTGGCGTTTGCGAGCGCGTGGGCGATCGGCGAATGGTTGCGCGGCACGGTGTTCACCGGCTTTCCCTGGCTCGCGAGCGGTTACGCGCAGGTAGACGGCCCGTTCGCCGGGTTTGCGCCCGTGGCGGGTGTGTACGGCGTCGGCTGGATGCTGGCGCTGGTAGCGGCGTTGATCGTGCAGGCGCTGTTGCCGCTGCTGGCCTCGCGCGGGCAAGCCAAGGCTGACGACAGCGGAAGCGCCGGCAATACGGCAAAGCCTGGTGTCGCACGCGTCGCGGTACCGGCGGCCATCGCGCTTGCGCTGATCGCGGCCGGCCTCCTCCTGCCACTCGTGCAATGGACCCTGCCGGCCAACGCGCCGCTAACGGTGCGCCTGCTCCAGGGCAACATCAAGCAGGAAATGAAGTTCGAAGAATCCGGCATGCGCGCCGCGATCGACCAGTATCAGCAGATGATCACGTCGAAGCCGGCCGACCTGGTCGTCACACCGGAAACCGCCATTCCGGTGCTCGCGCAGCAATTGCCGCCGCAGTTCGCGTCGGCGGTGCGCAACTTCTCCGATACCACCGGCACCGCGATCGTGTTCGGCGCAATCGGCGGCACTATCACGCCGGAAGGTCAGGTAATCGACTATACGAACAGCCTGTTCGGCGTCACGCCGGGCACGCGCGACGTGTATCGCTACGACAAACACCACCTCGTGCCGTTCGGCGAATTCGTGCCATGGGGCTTCCGCTGGTTCGTGAACCTGATGCGCATTCCGCTTGGTGATTTCGCACGCGGCGCACCGGTGCAAAAACCATTCATCGTGCACAACCAGCCGGTCGCCGTCGACATCTGCTACGAGGATATTTTCGGCGAGGAAATCGCGCGGAGCATTCGCGAGAGCGCTACGCCGGCCGGCGTGCTGGTCAACTCGACCAATCTTGCCTGGTTCGGCGACACCATCGCACTGGATCAGCACCTGCAGATTGCACGCATGCGCTCGCTGGAAACCGGCCGGCCGATGCTGCGCGCCACCAACACCGGCATGACCGCCGCGATCGATGCCAACGGCCGGGTGATCGGGCGTCTGACGCCGTACACGATCGGCTCGCTCGACGTGACGGTACAAGGAACCTCGGGCAGCACGCCCTATGTGACGAGCGGCAACAATACCGTGCTGGCGATTTCGTTACTGCTGCTGGCGTTCGGTTTAGCGTTCGGTCCGGCGATTACACGGCGGCAAAACGGCAAAAAATAA
- a CDS encoding HlyC/CorC family transporter: protein MNDTYPSRRQTDKTQEKRSLLERLTDFISPEPDSRAELLEILQDAHERNLIDADSLSMIEGVFQVSELSARDIMVPRAQMDAINIADNPAEFIPYVLEKAHSRYPVYEGNRDNIIGVLLAKDLLRYYAEEEFDVRGMLRPAVFIPESKRLNVLLHDFRVNRNHLAVVVDEYGGVAGLITIEDVLEQIVGDIEDEYDFDEESGNIIASPDGRFRVRALTEIEQFNEAFGTHYSDDEVDTIGGLVTHHFGRVPHRGEKVRLDDLIFEILRGDARQIHMLLVRRDPLAGQREREAQHVQT from the coding sequence ATGAACGACACGTATCCCAGTCGACGCCAAACCGACAAAACGCAAGAAAAACGCTCACTCCTCGAGCGTCTGACCGACTTCATCTCGCCTGAGCCCGACTCGCGCGCGGAGCTCCTGGAAATTCTCCAGGACGCCCACGAGCGCAACCTGATCGACGCCGACTCGCTGTCGATGATCGAGGGCGTGTTCCAGGTGTCCGAACTCAGCGCCCGCGACATCATGGTGCCGCGCGCACAAATGGACGCGATCAACATCGCGGACAATCCCGCCGAATTCATCCCCTACGTGCTGGAAAAAGCGCACTCGCGCTATCCGGTCTACGAGGGCAATCGCGACAACATCATCGGCGTGCTGCTCGCGAAAGACCTGCTGCGCTATTACGCTGAAGAAGAATTCGACGTGCGCGGCATGCTGCGCCCCGCTGTTTTCATCCCGGAGTCGAAGCGCCTGAACGTGCTGCTGCACGACTTTCGCGTGAACCGCAATCACCTCGCGGTGGTGGTCGACGAATACGGCGGCGTGGCCGGCCTGATCACGATCGAAGACGTGCTGGAGCAGATCGTCGGCGATATCGAAGACGAATACGATTTCGACGAGGAAAGCGGCAACATCATTGCCTCGCCGGACGGCCGTTTCCGCGTGCGCGCGCTCACCGAAATCGAGCAGTTCAACGAGGCGTTCGGCACGCATTACTCAGACGACGAAGTCGATACGATCGGCGGTCTCGTCACGCATCATTTCGGACGGGTGCCGCATCGCGGCGAGAAAGTCCGGCTCGACGATCTGATCTTCGAGATTCTGCGCGGCGATGCCCGCCAGATTCACATGCTGCTGGTGCGCCGCGACCCGCTCGCCGGCCAGCGTGAGCGCGAAGCCCAGCACGTGCAGACCTGA
- a CDS encoding gamma-glutamylcyclotransferase: protein MSTSSPEADLRNTPCPDYPPALGESRLLTDEELRASLECTLRDWDRKSDLWLFGYGSLIWNPGLPTAEAARSRVHGYHRGLYLWSRVNRGTPEQPGLVLALDRGGSCSGIAFRLAAEGAMPHLEALWRREMPMGSYRPAWLPCVLADGRRVDALAFVMRRDVPTYTGKLRDEVVKAVFGCASGRYGTTLDYVSRTVHALRESGMPDRALEALLERCREEGREAGQA, encoded by the coding sequence GTGAGCACGTCCTCTCCTGAAGCCGATCTTCGCAACACGCCCTGCCCGGACTATCCGCCCGCGCTAGGCGAATCGCGGCTGTTGACGGACGAGGAATTGCGCGCGTCGCTCGAATGCACGTTGCGCGATTGGGACCGCAAGAGCGATCTGTGGCTGTTCGGCTATGGGTCGCTGATCTGGAATCCCGGTTTGCCCACCGCCGAAGCCGCTCGTTCGAGAGTGCACGGCTATCACCGCGGACTGTATCTGTGGTCGCGCGTGAATCGCGGCACGCCCGAACAGCCGGGCCTCGTGCTCGCGCTCGACCGCGGCGGCTCGTGCTCCGGCATCGCCTTCCGCCTCGCCGCCGAGGGCGCGATGCCGCATCTGGAGGCCTTGTGGCGCCGCGAAATGCCGATGGGGTCGTACCGCCCGGCGTGGCTGCCCTGCGTGCTCGCCGACGGCCGGCGCGTCGATGCGCTCGCGTTCGTGATGCGCCGCGATGTGCCGACCTACACCGGCAAGCTGCGCGACGAGGTCGTCAAAGCCGTGTTCGGCTGCGCGAGCGGCCGTTACGGCACCACACTCGACTATGTCAGCCGCACCGTCCACGCACTGCGCGAAAGCGGCATGCCCGACCGCGCGCTCGAAGCGTTGCTTGAGCGCTGCCGTGAAGAAGGCCGCGAGGCCGGGCAGGCGTAA
- the ybeY gene encoding rRNA maturation RNase YbeY translates to MSRAPKLTLNLQFPAAKAWPEHKALLPRATVAGWIKAALFADGELTVRFVDAEEGRTLNRTYRGKDYSTNVLTFAYAESEDDPVTGDLILCCPVVEKEATEQGKPLLAHYAHLLVHGTLHAQGYDHEVEEEAEEMEAIETEILGKLGFPDPYQ, encoded by the coding sequence ATGAGCCGCGCACCGAAACTGACGTTGAATCTGCAATTCCCCGCCGCCAAGGCCTGGCCGGAACACAAGGCGCTGCTGCCGCGCGCCACCGTGGCCGGCTGGATCAAGGCGGCGCTGTTCGCGGACGGCGAGCTGACCGTGCGTTTCGTCGACGCCGAAGAAGGCCGCACGCTTAACCGCACCTATCGCGGCAAAGACTATTCGACCAACGTGCTGACGTTCGCCTACGCTGAATCGGAAGACGATCCGGTAACCGGCGACCTGATCCTGTGCTGCCCCGTGGTGGAGAAAGAAGCCACCGAACAGGGCAAACCGCTGCTTGCGCACTACGCGCATCTGCTGGTGCACGGCACCCTCCATGCGCAAGGTTACGACCACGAGGTCGAGGAAGAGGCCGAGGAAATGGAAGCGATCGAGACTGAAATCCTCGGCAAGCTCGGTTTCCCGGATCCTTATCAATAG
- a CDS encoding PhoH family protein: MKTTQQHLEFTAPRDDNARLANLCGPLDENLRQIEQALDVTLQRRGHRITIRGRGAKLALTALENFYNNAREPLSVDDIQLALVEVRHPARHRANGNGQGQGAETIDSRFPGNPDHPFDQPADTGEDDLEELGPKLYTRRADLRGRTPAQREYLKQIISHDVTFGVGPAGTGKTYLAVACAVDALERDQVKRIVLTRPAVEAGERLGFLPGDLAQKVDPYLRPLYDALYDLLGFDKTAKMFERQMIEIAPLAYMRGRTLNHAFIILDEAQNTTPEQMKMFLTRIGFGSKAVVTGDTTQVDLPRGAKSGLIEAQQVLSDVRGIALTRFTSADVVRHPLVARIVEAYDAHSQKTAGPADSR, from the coding sequence TTGAAGACCACTCAGCAGCATCTGGAATTCACCGCACCGCGCGACGACAACGCGCGGCTCGCCAACCTCTGCGGACCGCTCGACGAAAATCTGCGGCAGATCGAGCAGGCGCTCGACGTGACGCTGCAACGCCGTGGCCACCGCATCACGATTCGCGGGCGCGGCGCGAAACTCGCGCTCACCGCGCTCGAAAACTTCTACAACAACGCGCGCGAGCCGCTGTCGGTCGACGACATCCAGCTCGCGCTCGTCGAAGTGCGCCACCCGGCGCGCCATCGCGCGAACGGCAACGGCCAGGGCCAGGGCGCGGAAACGATCGACTCGCGTTTCCCCGGCAACCCGGATCATCCGTTCGACCAACCCGCCGACACCGGCGAAGACGACCTCGAAGAACTCGGCCCGAAGCTGTACACGCGGCGCGCCGACCTGCGCGGCCGCACGCCGGCGCAACGCGAGTATTTGAAGCAGATCATTTCGCACGACGTGACGTTCGGCGTCGGCCCGGCCGGTACGGGCAAGACGTATCTCGCGGTGGCTTGCGCGGTGGACGCGCTGGAGCGCGATCAGGTCAAACGCATCGTGCTGACGCGTCCGGCCGTCGAAGCGGGCGAGCGTCTCGGCTTCCTGCCGGGCGATCTGGCGCAGAAGGTCGATCCGTATCTGCGTCCGCTGTACGACGCGCTGTACGACCTGCTCGGCTTCGATAAAACCGCCAAGATGTTCGAGCGGCAGATGATCGAAATTGCGCCGCTCGCCTATATGCGCGGCCGCACGCTGAATCACGCGTTCATCATCCTCGACGAGGCGCAGAACACCACGCCCGAACAGATGAAGATGTTCCTCACGCGGATCGGCTTCGGCTCGAAGGCCGTGGTGACAGGCGACACGACTCAGGTCGACTTGCCGCGCGGCGCGAAGAGTGGGCTGATCGAAGCGCAGCAGGTGCTGTCGGACGTGCGCGGCATTGCGCTCACGCGTTTCACGAGCGCCGACGTGGTGCGGCATCCGCTGGTCGCGCGAATTGTGGAGGCGTACGATGCGCATTCGCAGAAAACCGCCGGTCCGGCGGATTCACGCTAA
- the miaB gene encoding tRNA (N6-isopentenyl adenosine(37)-C2)-methylthiotransferase MiaB encodes MIKKVYVKTFGCQMNEYDSDKMVDVLGAAEGLVKTDTPEDADVILFNTCSVREKAQEKVFSDLGRVRELKEANPNLIIGVGGCVASQEGASIVSRAPYVDLVFGPQTLHRLPQMIDKRRASGRAQVDISFPEIEKFDHLPPARVDGPSAFVSIMEGCSKYCSYCVVPYTRGEEVSRPLDDVLTEIAGLADQGVHEVTLLGQNVNAYRAGITLGSTEIADFAQLIEYVADIPGIERIRYTTSHPKEFTQRLIDTYAKVPKLVSHLHLPVQHGSDRILMAMKRGYTVLEYKSVIRKLRAIRPDLSLSTDMIVGFPGETEEDFDKMMALIHEMKYDTSFSFIYSPRPGTPAANLHDDTPREVKLKRLQHLQATIEENVQRISDSMVGKVERILVERPARKDPNELAGRTENNRVVNFPAPVASHARLIGQMVDVKIVHAYPHSLRGELVLVHDDAPATTH; translated from the coding sequence ATGATCAAGAAAGTTTATGTAAAAACCTTTGGCTGCCAGATGAATGAGTACGACTCCGACAAGATGGTCGACGTACTCGGCGCGGCTGAAGGACTCGTCAAGACCGACACGCCGGAAGACGCGGACGTCATTCTGTTCAACACGTGCTCGGTGCGCGAAAAAGCGCAGGAAAAAGTTTTCTCCGATCTCGGCCGCGTGCGCGAGCTGAAGGAAGCGAATCCGAATCTGATCATCGGCGTGGGCGGCTGCGTGGCGAGCCAGGAAGGCGCGTCGATCGTGTCGCGCGCGCCCTATGTCGATCTGGTGTTCGGTCCGCAAACGCTGCACCGTCTGCCGCAAATGATCGACAAACGCCGCGCAAGCGGCCGCGCGCAGGTCGACATCTCGTTCCCGGAAATCGAAAAGTTCGATCACCTGCCGCCCGCGCGCGTCGACGGTCCGAGCGCGTTCGTGTCGATCATGGAAGGTTGCAGCAAGTACTGCAGCTACTGCGTCGTGCCTTATACGCGTGGCGAAGAAGTGTCGCGCCCACTGGACGACGTGCTGACCGAAATCGCCGGTCTCGCCGACCAGGGTGTGCATGAAGTCACGCTGCTCGGCCAGAACGTGAATGCATACCGTGCGGGCATCACGCTTGGTTCGACCGAAATCGCCGACTTCGCCCAGTTGATCGAATACGTCGCCGATATCCCGGGCATCGAACGGATTCGCTATACCACGTCGCACCCGAAGGAATTCACGCAGCGCCTGATCGACACCTACGCCAAGGTGCCGAAGCTCGTCAGCCATCTGCATCTGCCGGTGCAGCACGGCTCCGACCGCATTCTGATGGCAATGAAGCGCGGCTATACGGTGCTCGAATACAAGTCGGTGATCCGCAAGCTGCGCGCGATCCGCCCGGACCTGTCCTTGTCGACCGACATGATCGTCGGCTTCCCCGGCGAGACCGAGGAAGACTTCGACAAGATGATGGCGCTGATCCACGAAATGAAATACGACACGAGCTTCTCGTTCATCTACAGCCCGCGTCCCGGCACGCCCGCCGCGAATCTGCACGACGACACGCCGCGTGAAGTGAAACTCAAACGTCTGCAACATCTGCAGGCTACGATCGAAGAAAACGTGCAACGCATCAGCGATTCGATGGTTGGCAAAGTCGAGCGGATTCTGGTCGAACGCCCGGCACGCAAGGACCCGAACGAACTCGCAGGCCGCACGGAAAACAATCGCGTGGTGAATTTCCCCGCACCGGTCGCCTCGCACGCGCGGCTGATCGGCCAGATGGTGGACGTGAAAATCGTCCATGCGTACCCACATTCGTTACGCGGCGAACTCGTGCTGGTGCACGACGACGCACCCGCGACCACTCACTGA
- a CDS encoding LysR family transcriptional regulator, protein MDSLGDIRLFVEAAQQGSLSAAGRKMGLTPAAASARLAKLEAGLKARLFERTTRQLRLTDEGRLYLNCCRQALQSLDDAEAALQAGQGVVRGKVRVSATSDFGRNLLMHWLDEFNALYPEVTFALTLSDSLSNLVQEDIDLAIRFGVPQDSSLVARKLAPNRRVLCASPDYIARKGEPKDPHDLANFDCIVLGTASGPVNEWRFTRGDEVQNYTVPFETSRETNDGAVAREWARRGYGIVIKSMWDVEADLRGDCLKILLPEWRYPDAPLHALYHRNRFMAPRVRVLLDFLSERFAQVSDELEALLGLPPEQSRATAAAESAADEGL, encoded by the coding sequence ATGGATAGCCTCGGTGACATCCGCCTGTTCGTCGAAGCGGCACAGCAAGGCAGCCTCTCGGCCGCGGGCCGCAAGATGGGCCTGACTCCGGCCGCCGCCAGCGCGCGGCTGGCCAAGCTCGAAGCCGGCCTGAAAGCCCGTCTGTTTGAGCGCACCACCCGCCAGCTCAGGCTGACAGACGAAGGGCGCCTGTATCTGAACTGCTGCCGCCAGGCGCTGCAATCGCTCGACGACGCCGAGGCCGCACTGCAAGCCGGCCAGGGCGTGGTGCGCGGCAAGGTCCGGGTCTCGGCAACCTCGGACTTCGGCCGCAATCTGCTGATGCACTGGCTCGACGAGTTCAACGCGCTCTACCCGGAAGTCACGTTCGCGCTGACGCTGTCGGATTCGCTATCGAATCTGGTGCAGGAAGACATCGATCTGGCGATCCGCTTCGGCGTGCCGCAGGACAGCTCGCTGGTCGCCCGCAAGCTGGCGCCGAACCGGCGGGTGCTGTGCGCGTCGCCTGACTACATCGCGCGCAAGGGCGAGCCGAAAGATCCGCACGATCTGGCGAATTTCGATTGCATCGTTCTTGGCACCGCTTCAGGACCCGTCAACGAATGGCGCTTCACGCGCGGCGATGAAGTGCAGAACTACACCGTGCCGTTCGAGACCTCCCGGGAAACCAACGACGGCGCCGTGGCCCGCGAATGGGCCCGGCGCGGCTACGGGATCGTCATCAAGTCGATGTGGGACGTGGAAGCGGACTTACGGGGCGACTGCCTGAAAATCCTGCTACCCGAATGGCGCTATCCGGACGCGCCGTTGCACGCGCTCTACCACCGCAACCGGTTCATGGCGCCGCGCGTGCGCGTGTTGCTGGATTTCCTGAGCGAGCGCTTCGCGCAGGTATCGGACGAACTGGAAGCCCTGCTGGGCTTGCCGCCGGAGCAGTCGCGGGCAACCGCCGCGGCAGAAAGCGCAGCCGATGAAGGGCTATAA
- a CDS encoding VOC family protein, with amino-acid sequence MQLDHATIVTADLDAARRFFVDVAGLTQGARPPFSIDGYWLYANGRPLIHLIDATVAVQAGRVAPRIDHIAFRLESADEWQALLQRLHAADTRYQLAEVPQTGPQQAELQLFVALAPGVVIEFVTAPRHARRS; translated from the coding sequence ATGCAACTCGATCACGCAACGATCGTCACCGCCGATCTCGACGCCGCCCGACGTTTCTTCGTCGACGTCGCCGGGCTGACCCAGGGTGCGCGCCCGCCGTTTTCGATCGATGGCTACTGGTTGTACGCAAACGGCCGTCCGCTGATTCATCTGATCGACGCGACCGTGGCCGTCCAGGCGGGCAGGGTCGCGCCGCGCATCGACCATATCGCTTTCCGGCTGGAGAGCGCTGACGAATGGCAGGCGTTATTGCAGCGCCTGCATGCGGCAGACACGCGTTATCAGCTCGCCGAAGTACCGCAGACGGGGCCGCAGCAAGCCGAGTTGCAACTGTTCGTCGCGCTCGCGCCGGGTGTGGTCATCGAATTTGTGACCGCGCCGCGGCACGCCCGCCGTAGCTAA
- a CDS encoding MFS transporter — protein sequence MPIPLLALAISAFAIGTTEFVIMGLLPEVARDLAVSIPSAGLLVSGYALGVAVGAPLLAVATSKMPRKLALQLLMGVFIVGNTLCAIASSYSVLMIARVVTSFAHGSFFGIGAVVAASLVPAEKRASAIALMFTGLTLANVLGVPFGTFVGQQFGWRAAFWIVSAFGVLSLAGVSLLVPNRHDSGPVGLMHEVRVLKDPQVWTALAMTVLGFGGVFVVFTYIAPILEQVSGFSPRGVTLILVLFGIGLTVGNTVGGKLADRALMPSLMGILVALAIVMAIFARTSHSQVAAAITIFVWGIAAFATVPPLQMRVVEKAAAAPNLASTLNIGAFNVGNAGGAWLGGLVISHGYALDTLPWVAAGVSVVALLLTWFAARMDAPTAAVAQRA from the coding sequence ATGCCCATTCCATTACTGGCGCTAGCGATCAGCGCTTTTGCGATCGGCACGACCGAGTTCGTAATCATGGGCCTGTTGCCCGAGGTTGCGCGCGATCTGGCCGTGTCGATTCCGTCGGCCGGTTTGCTGGTGAGCGGCTATGCGCTCGGCGTCGCGGTCGGTGCACCGCTGCTCGCGGTGGCGACCAGCAAGATGCCGCGCAAGCTCGCGTTGCAGTTGCTGATGGGCGTGTTCATTGTCGGCAACACGCTGTGCGCGATCGCGTCCAGCTATTCCGTGCTGATGATTGCGCGCGTGGTGACGTCGTTCGCGCATGGCTCGTTCTTCGGCATCGGCGCGGTGGTGGCGGCTTCGCTCGTGCCGGCTGAGAAGCGGGCAAGCGCGATTGCGCTGATGTTCACCGGCTTGACGCTCGCCAATGTGCTCGGCGTGCCATTCGGGACGTTCGTCGGTCAGCAATTTGGCTGGCGTGCGGCGTTCTGGATCGTCAGTGCGTTTGGGGTGCTGTCGCTCGCGGGGGTGTCGCTGCTGGTGCCGAATCGTCACGATTCCGGTCCGGTCGGCTTGATGCATGAAGTGCGCGTGCTGAAGGACCCGCAAGTCTGGACCGCGCTCGCGATGACGGTGCTCGGCTTCGGCGGCGTGTTCGTCGTGTTCACCTATATCGCGCCAATTCTCGAGCAGGTGAGCGGTTTCTCGCCGCGTGGCGTGACGCTGATTCTGGTGCTGTTCGGCATCGGCCTCACGGTCGGCAATACCGTGGGCGGCAAGCTCGCGGACCGCGCGTTGATGCCTTCGCTGATGGGCATTCTGGTGGCGCTCGCGATCGTGATGGCGATCTTCGCGCGTACCAGTCATTCGCAGGTGGCCGCGGCGATCACCATTTTCGTATGGGGCATTGCTGCGTTCGCCACGGTGCCGCCGTTGCAGATGCGCGTGGTCGAGAAGGCCGCTGCGGCGCCGAATCTGGCTTCGACCTTGAACATTGGTGCGTTCAACGTGGGCAATGCGGGCGGCGCGTGGCTTGGTGGTCTGGTGATCAGTCACGGTTATGCGCTCGATACGCTGCCATGGGTCGCGGCGGGTGTCAGCGTGGTGGCGTTGCTGCTCACGTGGTTCGCGGCGCGCATGGATGCGCCGACGGCAGCCGTGGCGCAACGGGCGTGA